AGTTAAAACCACATCGGTATATTGTCTTTCGGGGTGTTCGCCATCAGGAGAAAGCATTGTCCCCAAAATATAAAAATAACCTAAATTTTGAAGATAAGATAGGGCAATTTCCTCTATTTCGTTTTCGGTAATGCTATTTCTCATCCTACTTTAGGATATGGGGATTCCCTGTTAACATATCTAACCCACAATCTCTGAAATCTTTGTCATTTGTAAGTAAAACAAAGTCGTTTTCTTCGCAAAGCGTTACGGTTGCTTTGTCCACAAAATCAAGTTCATCAACTGATAAAAAACTTTCTATTTCTTGGCTGTTAAAAGCTTTACCAACAACCTTGAATCGGGCTAGAATATCATTTTTTACGATGATATAGATGTCATCTAAAGCATCTTTTCCGTCTTCGCTGTTTCTAAAATCTTTGAATTTTTGGCCTGGATTTATCCTTTGATGTTCATTTCTCAAAATTCGATTGATGACTTCTGAAGTCACCAAAAAATCAACAAACAAATTATTCCCTTGTCTTAATAAATTGCTGAATACACGAGCATAATTTTTCTCATAAGAATGTTGCCCTGTAGGCCAAAATAAATAAATCAATACCATAGCATCAAAAAAAATATTTCTGCCATTCAGTTGATCAACATCTTGTAATTTATATTTAGCTCCCATAAGTCATCCTTCTGTTATTTCGTCAATGCTTCTTTGTAGGGCTTCAGGATCATTGTAATACAACTTAGCAGTAATTACAACTCTTTTTAAAGCTACTTTTCCTGATTCTGTCAAATCTGAAACACTTAGGTTTGCCTTGATAAATTCTTCTGAATGGTCTTTATATAGCTGACCGACTGCTGTATTTAAAAAAGCGGTTGTTAACATTTCTATATTCTGAAAGGAAAGGTGAACTTTTTTATTTTCTTTAAATGCTTTTAAAATCAGCTCAAAAACCTTTTGGCCATCTTCGGCTTCGACACCATATACATCTCCTATGGTGTTTACTATGTTTATTATTATATTATCCATTTTATTAAAATATATCATCTAATTCTATTTCGCTTTTTAGCGAATAATTATTATTATCATCTGTATTAAACTGCAAATTTACAATTGTTCCAGGAAATTCACCGTCAAAAGTCCTTGTTACCTGATCAGATTCATCAAATTGGTAAAAACCATCATAGCTTATTATTTGCATTTTACCTTTATTCAATCTTATGAATTCTCTAAGTACAGCCAACCCAATACCTCCAGATACGCCAACTTTAGTGGTCTTTTTGTCTTGAACTGCCCATGTGATAGCTTGTACTGCACTAAGATTACTACTAAACCGTTTATTTATTATTTCTTTAAAACCGACACCTGTGTCAACAATGGTGAATTCGATTTTGTTTTTAATAGGATAAAATTGTCCACATGTGTAAATAAAGTCACTTTTACTATGTATTTGTGCATTTACAAATATCTCATATATACCTTCCACCATTTTTTCTTTAACCCCTTGACTCATTTTGGGTAAATCTGCCATATGGCCTTCAATGAGTTCTTCTATCACATAATTTTTAAAATACTTACCATCCGTGGGTTTTAGTTTCTGAAATTTTATTGTTGTTTTATTATGGTCGATGGCTCGTTGCTTACCATAATAGGTAAGGAAATCGTTTTTGAGCAAAATTGCTTCTATCTGTGAGCTTATATTGTCAAAATAAACACGGTTAAGATTTGATGTAAATTTATCCAAGACTGCGCCAAGGGCTGCGCTCATATTTGCAGCAAAAAAGTTGAATAAATTGAGATGTATTTCGTCAAAAAATTGGTTTTTATTATTTTCATAGAAAGTAATCAACTTTTGATAACTCTCAAATGTGTTATTTATACTTGTTAGATTATTGATCATCTTATTTCTAATTTGCCACTCATCAACTTTGGTAATAAAGTATCTCGGGTTTGGGTTAATGATTGAATTTGAAATTGGTTTGTTAAGATTTTTTCATACAACGGTGTAACTACCTTTTCAAAATCCCTGATTACTTTTTCATCTGGGATTATTACTTCCATTTCTTGAAATGTTTTAGTTGTTATTGTGTCAAATACAGTTCCATATGAAAACGCTTTCATCATCAATATCATATTTTCAACCATTAGGAATAAAAAATAATCATTATTTGAATTAGACTTTAATCCATAATTTGATTGACTAATAGCCATTTCTTTTGAAAGAATACAATAGTTTCCAACTGTTCCTCTTGCCGAAATAATAGTAGTGAATTTCGGAAGTAATTTTGCCGCACTTTTCTTAATTCCTAATTCTGTAATTGTCTTTTCTGTTTCGATTATAAATTGATTATTATTACTTGTAATATCTTTTGCGGAAATCCAATTAATTGAGCCGTTCCAATATTCCTCTGTATCTGTTTTTGGCGTGCCCCCACTTAATAATATTGCTATTTCTAAAACACTTCCCATTCTCCAACCCTTCGGCAAACCATTTTCTAATACACCATCAAAGTTTGGAAAGTTGAAGTTTACAAACCATTCTTTAAACAGGGCTTGTGCCATTGCTTCAAGGGTTTGGTTCATTTCGTGGTTGAGTTCTATTTTGTCGTCAAGCGAAGTAAGGATTTGGGCGATTTGAGTTTGGGTTTCTTCATCTGGTACATTTATTTCAACCTTATTTAAAACCTCTGTTGTTAAACTCGGTACAGCCGAACCAACATTCATTGAAGCTAAATCCATTGACTTTAAAAGATAGTACAAATACTTTCCGTTGTTACCTGCTTTAATTTTGGTGTAAAACATAGTATCAACAGACCAAAAAGGAATGTTGAGATAAAACAAATTGCTCAAAGTTCCTTTTCGTGGTATCAAAATGCTTTCTTGTTCATATAATGGCGTATCAACATATCGCATAATTCCGCCCGAACCGTATAAAGGGATTTTCCCATCAGCCAAATGCTTATGGTCTTTGCCGTATTTTATTTCGACAAGTTCACTTAGCTTATATGTTTTCCAATCACTCATTGTAATTCAATATCGTATTCAGTTGAAATAATTTCTTTGGTTTCATCATCCCAAAGCATAGTTAATCCTTCTACAGGCTGCACCATTTTTTCACCATCTTTTGTAAAATGAATATTGATAATAGAAGAAACCAGGAGGTTTTCTACTTCATCTTCATTTGGAGATAGACGGCTAACATTTTTGCAAATGTCAGCAATGATGTAATTCTCAATTGTGAATTCTTTGCCTTCCATTAGAATTACCGTCATAGTGTTCAAATTGTCTCTCAGGTAATCGGTAAAATATTCTGTTTGTGCAAAATCGTGTATGGTTCTTTCTTTAATGTAGTTGTCGTAATCTTTTTGTATGTCAGCCAACACATTGTTCTCATCTTGCAAAATATTAATGTGGCGTTCCCATTTGGCTTTAAACTCAATCTCACAATTTTTGTAATCTCCATCTTTGGAAACAAAAATTACTTTGTTGTAGTCGGTGACACCCTCAAAGTGCATAAGGCTTTCCCAAACCAAGTTATCTTTAAATCCTGCATCCTTGTATTTGCCTGAATGAGCAAAGGGCTTCTTCTTACTTTCGTCTTTCATTACCCTCTTCATCATACTTTGCAGAACAGTGTTGGCAAGTTCATCTTTAATCTTCAACAGTTTTATTTCTTTGGTTGCCAAGTATTCATCGGCTTTTTCTTTGATAAACATAGTGCAATCAAATTCAACTTCTGGCAAAGCAATTTCTGAAATATGCGGCATTCCAGAAAGGCGTTTGGCTAGCTTTTGAAATTCTACAATATCAGTTTTGTATTGTCTGTGCTTTTGGTCTTTCAGTTCTTCAATAGCCCAAGTAGGAATAGCAATATGAATATCTTTGTTTAGATTTTTCTCTAAAATAAATTCTTCAATCACCTGAAACGGTCTGCCGAAAGCAAAAAAGCTATACGCCACTTCTCCTGCTTCGGTGCTTCGCAGAGAATTGGTATCAAAAACGATTAATGTTTTTAGTTTGTAGCTCATACTATTTTCATTACATTCATCATTGTATCATCTAAATGGTCAAAATCTCCATCAGTGGTCATTAACGGAATATCAAGAGAATAGGCAGTTGCAGCAATCCAAAGGTCGTTTTTGCCCATCTTTCTGGCTGATCCATTGAGAAGATTACCACTTTTGTCTTTGATTTTCCGCTTTGAGAATGCGTCAATTTCGGTATATGAGTCAATTAGTAACTGGTCAGCATTGGAAATGTCGATATAAGTAATTTCTTCAAGTATCTTGCTAAGCCGATCAATTTTAGGCTTGCCCCAATTGTTTTGAGCGATAAAAGATTCTAATTCTGCCTTTGTAGCAACCGAAACAATAACATTTGCTCCTTCATCATACTTTTCAAGCTCTTCAAGACATTTTTTACCCGTGGCTGTTTCTCTTACAATGTGAATGAATACACAGGTATCTATTACGATATTTTTCATCTGTGAATATCTTTAAGCATTTCTTTGAATTGTTCATCATTGATTTCATCTTTCAACAAGCCCGAAATACTTTTTAAGGCTGAAAGCGAGCTTGATTTTTTTGTCTTCTTAGCTTGAAACAGTAATTGTTGATGGGCAGTCATTGCTGTAGGTTTTTTAGAGAAGAATTTATCTCTTGCTCCCGGCTCGCTATATTCTTGTATTTCCACAAAACTCAATTGACCGTTTGGTTTGTAATGAGCCATTCCTGAAATAGTTACTTCCTTGCCCATAAAGCTGACAATTTTTTCAATGACGGTTTTGTCGTTGGCAAACACATTTACAAAACCTTGTTCTGTCTGTAAACCAAGTTTTCCTTTGGAAACCTTCATTTCATCCAATTGACCGTTTACGATTACCTTTTTAGGCTCAGGTATGCTGTCTTCCAACAGTCCTATTTTCTGAAAATCATCTTTTGTCAGGCGAACTTCTGCAATTGTTCCCCGATTAGCCATATAGAAAATTTCATTATCACTAATGAAGTTCTTCTTAAAACTCATTAATGATTTCAATAGTGGTTTGTCTAAGTCTGCATCTTCGCTTTCATCATTCAGGGCTGTTTGAAAAGAATGTATTACCAACGCCATTGGGGTTAATTGTAAAACTTCTTCTCGTGGTTTAAACATATCCATTTGAACCCCTTTGATGGTTTCCGAAAAGTGAGCACAGTCAATAGTGAGTGAAGTACCATCATAACCGCTTCCCGAAATACTTTGCAAACGCATTCCCAAAGCCTTTTTTAAGTTCTTATCAGGTATAATGTCACTAAATCCACGCAACCTGAACATTAATGCTTTGGTCGCAATGTCTTTGGTAGATTTTGTCAACAGGTTTAGTCGGTCAAACTCCAATAACCCATTGTCTTCATCTTCGCCTACTATTTTTATATCGTAATTCATTGTCTTATTTCAGTTTAAATTGTGTAACCAATTTTTTGCAAATTTAATTTAATGGTTTCGTCTAACTCATTGGCTTTTTGCATTTGTGCTGAAAGTGTTGCAGAAAGTGTTTGCATTTTTTCGTCAAATGTAACTCCGTCCTCGGCAACCTCTTTAAAATCAATGTATCTGCCTGGCGTAAGTATATAGTTGTTCTTGCGAACGTCTTGAATGTTGGCGGATTTACAAAAACCTGCAATGTCTTTGTAGTTGGCTTCAAAATCGGCTTTGCTTCTCCATTTATGGTAAGTGTCCGAAATTTTGTCAATGTCTTTTTCGCTTAACTCTTTTTGTTTACGGCTTATCATTGTGCCTAATTCTCGGGCATCAATAAAAAGAATTTCGTTGTTGCGGTTTCTAAGTTTGGTATTGCCTTCCTTGTTACGGGCCAAAAACCACAAACACGCTGGTATTTGTGTGTTGTAAAACAATTGCGAAGGCAAAGAAACCATACAATCTACCAAATCGTTTTCAATCAATTCTTTTCTGATTTGTCCTTCGGTAGCAATTTCTGAACTCATACTACCATTCGCCAACACTACTCCAGCCGTTCCAAAAGGCGCTAATTTACTAATGAACAATTGCAACCAAGCGTAGTTAGCGTTTCCTGTTGGCGGAACACCATATTTCCATTTATGTAATTCGGCTTTGTTAATGTTGTAGTCGCTTACATTAAAGGGTGGATTGGCAATTACATAATCCACTTTCAATTCAGGAAAAGCATCATTCATTAATGTATCTCCCAAAGCAATGTTGGCATCAATACCACGAATAGCCAAATTCATTTTAGCCAATTTGTAAGTGGTAGGGTTACTCTCTTGTCCGAAGATGGATATTTTGCCTTTGCGGTGTTCGTGCATTTCTATAAAGCGTTCGCTTTGCACAAACATACCACCACTTCCGCAAGCGCCGTCATATACACGTTTTTCGGGTTCGGGTGCAAGCATATCCACCAATATTTTTACAATGCTTTGCGGTGTATAAAACTGTCCACCTCTTTTGCCTTCGGCATCTGCAAACTGACCTAAGAAATATTCAAATACAAAACCCAAAACGTCTTTTCCTTTTCCGTCTTTGCCTTTGCTTAATGTGATAGAACCAATGAGGTCTATGAGTTCACCAAGGCGTTGTTTGTCTAACGCTGGACGTGCATAATCTTTGGGTAAAACTCCTTTTAGAGTTGGATTGTCTTTTTCAATGGCATCCATTGCATCGTCAATGTCTTTGCCAATGGTTGGTAATTTTGCTCTGCCTTGTAGCCATTTCCAACGTGCAGAAGGTGGTACATAAAAAACTCTTTCGGCTGTATATTCATCTTTGTCTTCTGGGTCTGCACCTGTTTCGTGTTTTGTTGCTTCTAATTTTTGGTACAATTCATCAAAAGCATCTGAAATATATTTTAAGAATATCAAACCCAAAACAACGTGTTTGTATTCAGCCGCATCCATATTGTTGCGAAGTTTGTCGGCTGCTTGCCAAAGGGTTTTCTCTAATTCTAAATTCTCGCTCATTTGTTGTCTTTTATTCTATATGTTTAATTGGCAAAGTTAATTTTTAATACATGTTATTCTTGTAAAAGTGTGTCCAATATGGGTTGGTGCGTTAGTGCAAAAGCAAATGTGCTGTATTGCGAAGACTTTGAGCGTGAAGATGCGACTTTTTTTATTTTGCTTAAGTGTTTGCATTTTGTCTTTCAATTTTCCGTTTGTTTATTGTCGATAATGTAGGAGAAGCATAACAACTAGTATCTGAATTTATCCAAATCACCAACCCTTCAAATAATCAAAACTCATCTTAATACTTTCCAAAGGTGTCCGGTCCCGGCACTCATCCTGTTCGACGTAAAAATATTTTAGTCCGGCGGCTTCAGAATGTTCAAATATTTTTTTGAAATCTATGCTTCCATTTCCGACTTCCGTAAAAAATTGCTCTTCGTCTTTAGCCATATCTTTGATGTGCCATGAAGGAAATCTGCCGGGGTTTGCTTTCATTAATTCGACAGGATCTACACCTGCTTTGGTTGTCCAGTACATATCCAATTCAAAAACCATTTTGTCCGGATCAGTCTCTTTCAGTAAGATGGTAAAAGGTATTTGACCTTCGATAGGTTCAAATTCGAAGTCATGATTGTGATGACCGAAGATTAAACCATAGGACTTTGCAGTTTCTGAACATTTATTAAAAAGTTCTGCGACACGACGATAATCATCCAATGTTTTTCGTTCATCCGGCTGAAAGTATCCGCAAAAAATTGCTTCCTGTCCAACATTTTTAGCATCTTCACAGACGCCTTCCCATTCGTTGGACATTGTTCGTTTTAAATCAGGGGTTAGAATGCCTGTACCAACATGCCCACTTTGCATTTTTAGGCCAAAATCTGTTAATATATTTTTGAACTCAGACGGCGACATACCATAATACTTGCCTTCATTATATCCGGCACATTCCACATCTGTATATCCGATTTCTGCAATGGATTTAAGGGTTGAAACAGGATCAGTTGCCATTAATTCCCTGACGGTGTATAATTGTACTCCAATGTCAGATACTTTCAAAGCATTTTTTTTGACTTCTGTACTTTTAGATCCGCAATTCATCAGTACCATACTTCCTCCCGCAAAAAATGCAGTTTCCTTTAAAAATGTTCTACGTCTCATTTTAAATGACTTTTTATTTCAGGCTAAAGATACATTTTGGAACTTAAATGTACAAAAGCTATCAAAAATAATTACTCTCCTATTTGGCTATCCTAATTAAAATCAGGTAGGTCCATTCTGATGCGGAGTTCATTAGGTAAATAATTGTTGATTCTGTTCCCCAGATTTTTAACCCAACCGAGACCTAAACCTCCATAACATATTAGAGTCCAACCGGTCTTGTCAGAATGAATGTCAGCCAATTCTTTTTTTAAAAACTTCAATGCAGATTCTTTATCCAAATCTACTTTCGTGATACTATCAGAAACCATCAATGATAAAGCAAGTCCGTGATCTGGTAAAAACAGATCCTTATTCAATTTACCCACATCTACTCCGCAATGAATTAATTTTAATGCCGAGTGAATCAGGTCGAAATCATTTTTCCATTTAGCCGGAATGGCATGAATCATACCGGTTTTGTCTCTGATCAATGCCATATCATCATCAGGGATGAGCCAATTATTTAAATGTGTACTTTCTTTTGTGGTTAGTAATTCCAATGACTTCGTAGCCTTTCCGGTTTTTGCCGAACTGTTGACCGTGTTATCACTGGGTTTTTGCAAGACTGAAATAAAAAAACCTTCTCCTTCAATCCGGTGCGGGTAAAATTGAAATCCTTGCACACCATTCAGTTCTTTCTTTACTACTCCCTGAAATTCATCCAATCCGGCATCTAAGGAATCCAAGCCAAACTCATTGCACATCCAATGTATATTACGGATATTTTCATCACTGTTATAGGTACAGGTAGAATAAATCAGTGTTCCGCCCGGTTTCAATGCAGGTAGTACATCCGAAACGATGCGTTTTTGTCTGCTGCAGCAGAGTGCAACATTGTCAGGTGACCATTCAATGGCAGCGTTGTGGTCTTTCCGGAACATACCTTCTCCCGAACAGGGTGCATCCACGAGTATGGTATCAAAAAAATCTGGTAATTTTTGGAAATCGACGGGATCATTACTGGAGACAAGCACGTTTGAATAGCTGTCTTTTGTCATATTTTGTTTGAGTACATAAGCCCTGTTTCTTATCACTTCATTGCTTACCAATAAACCTTTTCCATCTAACCAGGATGCAATTAAACTGCTTTTTCCACCGGGTGCAGCACATAGGTCCAGAATTCTGAGTCCTTTTTCTGAGCTATAAAATTGATCAAGAATACTCCAGACGGACATAGAAGAAGCCTCCTGTACATAATACGCACCTGCATGAAACGCAGGATCAAGCGTAAAAGATGGTCTTTCATTCAGATAAACACCATACGGACACCAGGGCACTCCTTTGTCAAAGACCGTTTTTATTTTTTTATTTCGGTGAAGACGGATGGAAACCGGACTTTCGCCGTTAAGGGTATTTTGCAATTTTGCCCATTCAACTTCCCCGATTTCACGGGTCATTTGTTCAGCAAAGGATGGTGGTACTGTCAGCATCGGTTTCAATTTGGTACTTGTATTTTTGACTTTTTTCTTAAATAGTATTTATAAATTTCTGCCCAAAAAACACTGATAAAAGCAGTTGTTACTAAACGGATCAAAATGTCAAATGTAAGCATATTAAATTGAAAGAATTCTGCAAAGTAAGGGATGTAAATAAGTAAAGCTGTGAGAATCAATGTGGCAGCTACTATAATAGGAAGAAGGTTGTTTTTGTAGCGAAAAGTTGTCAGGAAAGAATAATAAAATGATCTGTTTACAAAAGTTAAAAATATATTTGCAAATATGATGGTCAAAAAAACCATCGTCCTTACAGAATCTTCTGAAACACCCAGTCCAACACCATATCTGTACATTAAAAGCACACCGGCGGTTATTCCAAGTCCCTGAATAATACTCATGCTCAACTCTTTCAAATTCAGAAAATCATTTGTGGCAGTTCTGGGCGGTTGTAACATGATATTTTTTTCAATGGGTTCATTTTCATAGACGATCGAACAGGTAGGTCCCATGATCAGTTCGAAGAAGATGACGTGCACCGGACTGAAAATAATCGGATATTCCCAGCCCATCAATAATGGAACAGCGACGGCCAAAATGATAGGAATATGAATCGATACGATATATCGGATAGCTTTTTTCAGATTGATATGAATTTTACGACCCATCATGACTGCTTCACTCATTCGACTGAAATCATCATCGGTCAGAATAATGGATGCCGAATTCTTAGCAATTTCAGTTCCTCGTTTTCCCATCGCAATACCGATATTCGCTGCTTTTAGTGCCGGTCCGTCATTGACTCCATCACCTGTCATGCCGACAATATGTCCCTTAGATTTTAATGATTTGATAATTCTCAATTTTATTTCAGGGTACATTCGGGTGAATATTGAATTCTGCAGAACAGCTTCTGAAAAGTCTTCGTCATTTAAATCTTTAATTTGATCCGCACTGATGACTTTTGTGGCGTTCGGAAATTTCGCTTGATTTGCTATGGCAACTGCTGTTTCTGTGTGATCTCCGGTGATCATTTTGAGTTGTATTCCGGCATTACTAAGGGTATTGAATACTTTTTCGATATTTTTTTTAGGAGGGTCATAAAATGCCAATAACCCTTTGAATTTAAAGATAAATTCTTTTTGAGATTCCGGATAATTTGTAGAAGGGTGCTCCACCATTCCTGCTGCCAGAAGTCGGTATCCTTGTTCTGAAAGTGATTTTACAACAGCAAACACTTCTTCTTTTTCTTTAGGTGAGAGATCTGATTGTTGTATAATCGCTTCAGGTGCACCCTTGGATGCGATAATTAAATCGTTGGTAGTCTGGTGTTGAAAAACATGAGTCATCAGGGGTGGCGTTCCTCCCAAAGGATATTCATGTACCATTTTATAATCCGCTCTCTCATCTGTTTTTGTAAATTGTCCGTACCAGTTGTGGATATCTTTTTCCATCGGGTCGAATGGTACAGGTTCGCTGGCCCACATTGCCGAACTTATCAGAGGGATGACTTTAATTGAATCCGTAGTGCTTTCTATCTCAACAATTTCCTTTGTTTCAGAAATATAGAGCATTTTGAGTTTCATGGCATTTTCCGTAATCGTACCGGTTTTATCCACACAAATAATACTCGCAGCACCCAATGCTTCAATGGTACCGGGTCTTTTGACGATGATTCCGGATTGTAGTAATCTCCATGCACCCAATGCCATAAAAGTCGTAAAAGCCACCGGTATTTCTTCCGGCAGTATAGACATTGCAATGGTCAGACCTTGTAAAAGGGATTCACCGATCTGCCCTGTCAGGTAGTAACTATAACCCCAGATAACTAAAAAAAATACAACACCAATTGCAGCCATATTGCGGACAAACCGGTTGATCTGTATCTGCAAAGAAGATTTTTGGTCTTCGATGCTCTCTATGGAAGTTGCAATTTTACCCAAACGGGTGTTTTTGCCAATTGCCGTGATTTCCGCTACTGCCTGACCACTGACGGCAATCGTTCCCTGATAAATTTTGGATAGCTCCGGGTCAGATGTATCTTTGGTTACGGACATTGATTCACCTGTCAGAATAGACTCCATTACAGAGAAGTCATTCATTTGTCTGATGATTCCGTCAGCCGGAACAAATTCCCCTTCAGAAGTTATAAAAATATCTCCGATGACTAATTCTTCCGTTTCAACTGTGATCAGTTCATTATTTCTGATGACAGAAGCAGTTGCTTTTGTATAATTTTTAAGTGCCTCAGTGGCTCGGCGATTGCGACTGTCTTGAAAAAATGAAATGGCAGAAACAATAATTATTGCTCCGGTCATGAACCAACCTTCTGAAGTTTCACCGAGAAAAAAGTAGATCCCTGCACAAAACAATAAAATCAAAAACATCGGCTCAGTCACCGTATCCCTTAAAGAAATCCATATCGGGTTTTTACCCGTTTCCTGTTTGTTACGACCATACTTTTCTGCAGAAGCCTGAACTTCAGCATCAGTTAGACCTTCAAAAGGAAATGGATTTGCACTCATTATCAGCAGAATTTAAAAACTCAAAAGTAAAGGTAATGAAATCGGGAGACATATTTTTATTTCAATTTTGATTGAGATCACATAAATTCTAATCATCCAGATAATCCCTGATTTTTACTGCAAGAGATTTACCGGCTAATTTCTCTATTTCTTCGATGCCTGATTCCTTTAACCGCTGGACGGAACCAAAATGTTTCAGTAATTTTTCAGCAGTTTTTGGACCTATGCCCGGTATATTACTAAGCTGACTTCCTAAAAAATGTTTTGATCTCTGATCCCTGTGAAAGCTGATAGCAAATCGATGGGCTTCATTTCGGGCTTGTTGTATTAGCTTTAGGGACTCCGATTTTTTATTGATATATAAAGGAATGGAATCTCCCGGAAAAAAAATCTCTTCCAGTTTTTTGGCTATTCCTATGACAGTTACTTTATGGAGGATATCCAGTTTTTCAAGACTTTTAACGGCAGAACTTAATTGCCCTTTACCACCATCAATGATTATCAGTTGCGGCAGCGATGCATTTTCTTCTGTCAATCTTTTGTACCTTCTGTACACGACTTCTTCCATAGATGCAAAATCATCAGGTCCCACGACTGATTTGACTTTAAAATGTCTGTAATCTTTATTACTCGGCTTTGCATTTTTAAACACCACACAACTGGACACCGGATGACTCCCCTGAATGTTGGAATTATCAAAACACTCAATATGAAAGGGTGTCTCTTTCATCATCAGGTCGTTTTTAAGTGTGGTGAGTATCCGTTCTGTTCCGGACATCTTTTTTTTGCTGTTCATCACTTCCTTCCTTTTCTGGAGCATGTAGT
The genomic region above belongs to Saprospiraceae bacterium and contains:
- a CDS encoding cation-translocating P-type ATPase, whose protein sequence is MSANPFPFEGLTDAEVQASAEKYGRNKQETGKNPIWISLRDTVTEPMFLILLFCAGIYFFLGETSEGWFMTGAIIIVSAISFFQDSRNRRATEALKNYTKATASVIRNNELITVETEELVIGDIFITSEGEFVPADGIIRQMNDFSVMESILTGESMSVTKDTSDPELSKIYQGTIAVSGQAVAEITAIGKNTRLGKIATSIESIEDQKSSLQIQINRFVRNMAAIGVVFFLVIWGYSYYLTGQIGESLLQGLTIAMSILPEEIPVAFTTFMALGAWRLLQSGIIVKRPGTIEALGAASIICVDKTGTITENAMKLKMLYISETKEIVEIESTTDSIKVIPLISSAMWASEPVPFDPMEKDIHNWYGQFTKTDERADYKMVHEYPLGGTPPLMTHVFQHQTTNDLIIASKGAPEAIIQQSDLSPKEKEEVFAVVKSLSEQGYRLLAAGMVEHPSTNYPESQKEFIFKFKGLLAFYDPPKKNIEKVFNTLSNAGIQLKMITGDHTETAVAIANQAKFPNATKVISADQIKDLNDEDFSEAVLQNSIFTRMYPEIKLRIIKSLKSKGHIVGMTGDGVNDGPALKAANIGIAMGKRGTEIAKNSASIILTDDDFSRMSEAVMMGRKIHINLKKAIRYIVSIHIPIILAVAVPLLMGWEYPIIFSPVHVIFFELIMGPTCSIVYENEPIEKNIMLQPPRTATNDFLNLKELSMSIIQGLGITAGVLLMYRYGVGLGVSEDSVRTMVFLTIIFANIFLTFVNRSFYYSFLTTFRYKNNLLPIIVAATLILTALLIYIPYFAEFFQFNMLTFDILIRLVTTAFISVFWAEIYKYYLRKKSKIQVPN
- a CDS encoding rRNA methyltransferase — translated: MLTVPPSFAEQMTREIGEVEWAKLQNTLNGESPVSIRLHRNKKIKTVFDKGVPWCPYGVYLNERPSFTLDPAFHAGAYYVQEASSMSVWSILDQFYSSEKGLRILDLCAAPGGKSSLIASWLDGKGLLVSNEVIRNRAYVLKQNMTKDSYSNVLVSSNDPVDFQKLPDFFDTILVDAPCSGEGMFRKDHNAAIEWSPDNVALCCSRQKRIVSDVLPALKPGGTLIYSTCTYNSDENIRNIHWMCNEFGLDSLDAGLDEFQGVVKKELNGVQGFQFYPHRIEGEGFFISVLQKPSDNTVNSSAKTGKATKSLELLTTKESTHLNNWLIPDDDMALIRDKTGMIHAIPAKWKNDFDLIHSALKLIHCGVDVGKLNKDLFLPDHGLALSLMVSDSITKVDLDKESALKFLKKELADIHSDKTGWTLICYGGLGLGWVKNLGNRINNYLPNELRIRMDLPDFN